In Persicimonas caeni, a single window of DNA contains:
- a CDS encoding asparaginase, with protein MKRVLLLHTGGTLGMTGEPLEPNAYSQALTDAVPELNELAEIDTEIVFNLDSSDIGPEHWTTLTDKIAEHYDDYDGFVIVHGTDTMAYSASALAYSLAGLDKPVVLTGAQRPLAALRTDARRNLADAVELATCDIPEVGICFDGLLLRGCCSTKSNARDYRAFDSPGISPLARLGVDIDVADHVLHRNEPFAPDARFDNHVLAVHMTPGFNPRLFELMLEAEDHPHGIVLAAFGAGTVPTAKRSLAPTVEKAVGLGIEVLVITQAYGLVDLSLYQNSRKLAEVGAVSGGRMTVEAAVPKLMHALAIYDDAEARRAYLQRNVAGELG; from the coding sequence ATGAAGCGCGTCCTCCTGCTGCACACCGGCGGCACCCTCGGCATGACCGGCGAGCCCCTCGAACCCAACGCCTACTCGCAGGCGCTGACCGACGCGGTGCCCGAGCTCAACGAGCTGGCCGAGATCGACACCGAGATCGTCTTCAACCTCGACTCGAGCGATATCGGCCCGGAGCACTGGACCACGCTCACCGACAAGATCGCCGAGCACTACGACGACTACGACGGCTTCGTCATCGTCCACGGCACCGACACGATGGCCTACTCGGCCAGCGCCCTGGCCTACAGCCTCGCCGGCCTCGACAAACCGGTGGTGCTCACCGGCGCCCAACGCCCCCTGGCCGCGCTGCGCACCGACGCCCGACGCAACCTCGCCGACGCCGTCGAACTCGCCACCTGCGATATCCCCGAGGTGGGCATCTGCTTCGACGGCTTGTTGCTGCGCGGCTGCTGCAGCACCAAGAGCAACGCCCGCGACTACCGCGCCTTCGACAGCCCGGGCATCTCGCCCTTGGCCCGCCTGGGCGTCGACATCGACGTGGCCGACCACGTCCTGCACCGCAACGAGCCGTTCGCCCCCGACGCACGCTTCGACAACCACGTGCTGGCCGTGCACATGACCCCCGGCTTCAACCCACGCCTCTTCGAGTTGATGCTCGAGGCGGAAGACCACCCGCACGGCATCGTCTTGGCCGCGTTCGGCGCGGGCACCGTCCCCACCGCCAAACGCTCACTCGCCCCCACGGTCGAAAAGGCGGTGGGCCTGGGCATCGAGGTCTTGGTGATCACCCAGGCCTACGGACTCGTCGACCTGAGCCTGTACCAAAATAGCCGCAAGCTCGCCGAGGTCGGCGCGGTGTCGGGCGGCCGCATGACCGTCGAAGCGGCGGTGCCGAAGCTCATGCACGCCTTGGCGATCTACGACGACGCGGAGGCGCGTCGGGCGTATTTGCAGCGTAATGTGGCGGGGGAGCTCGGTTGA
- a CDS encoding HD family phosphohydrolase — protein MQQQDLLQLVDHLIQIGTALSTERNLDVLLEMVVDETRRFTRADGGTLFLVDEERGCLDWKIVQNETMGIRIGGTSEEELDEAIFRPIPLRKDGRPRLSNVSTWAANTGETANIADVYCEQDEWDFTGPLKFDRETGYRSKSMLVVPLRHHSSGVIGVLQLINAREETGEVVAFGERLEELTASLASQAAVAVRNAQLFTILEEQFEAFIRTIATAIDAKSPYTAGHVRRVVDITLRLADAIDAADEGPFADVHFDASARKALRVAGWMHDVGKVTTPEWVVDKATKLETIHDRIAEIQTRYEVLERDACIEALQAKLDRVRAQGPDADVSDIEARFSDTVAELRAEREFLETCNKGGEFMADEAVERVEAIAQRTWTTGGHARPLLTDDEVENLCIRKGTLTKDEIQIIRNHARVSLEMLSELPFTPELESVPEIAASHHEKLDGSGYPRGLGAEALSLPARILAVADIFEALTAADRPYKDALPASVVRRILHSMVEDNELDPDIVAFGMHSGVFDAYADEELLEEQRDVDFSEDS, from the coding sequence ATGCAGCAACAAGACCTCCTCCAACTCGTCGACCACCTCATCCAGATCGGCACCGCCCTGTCGACCGAGCGCAACCTCGACGTCTTGCTCGAAATGGTCGTCGACGAGACGCGTCGGTTTACCCGCGCCGACGGCGGCACGCTCTTCTTGGTCGACGAGGAGCGCGGCTGCCTCGACTGGAAGATCGTGCAGAACGAGACGATGGGCATTCGCATCGGCGGGACCTCCGAGGAGGAGCTCGACGAGGCGATCTTTCGGCCGATTCCGCTGCGCAAGGATGGCCGGCCGCGGCTGTCGAACGTGTCGACCTGGGCGGCCAATACCGGCGAGACGGCCAATATCGCCGACGTCTACTGCGAGCAGGACGAGTGGGATTTTACCGGGCCGCTCAAATTCGACCGGGAGACGGGCTACCGGTCGAAGTCGATGCTCGTCGTCCCTCTTCGCCACCACTCGAGCGGGGTCATCGGCGTGTTGCAGCTCATCAACGCGCGCGAGGAGACCGGCGAGGTCGTCGCGTTCGGCGAGCGCCTTGAGGAGCTGACCGCCTCGCTCGCCTCGCAGGCGGCCGTGGCGGTGCGAAACGCCCAGCTCTTCACCATCCTCGAGGAGCAATTCGAGGCGTTTATCCGCACCATCGCCACGGCCATCGACGCCAAGTCGCCCTACACCGCCGGGCACGTGCGCCGCGTGGTCGACATCACGCTCAGGCTGGCCGACGCCATCGACGCCGCCGACGAGGGCCCCTTTGCCGACGTGCACTTCGACGCCAGCGCGCGCAAGGCGCTGCGGGTGGCCGGCTGGATGCACGACGTCGGCAAAGTGACCACCCCCGAGTGGGTCGTCGACAAGGCGACCAAGCTCGAGACCATCCACGACCGCATCGCCGAGATACAGACCCGCTACGAGGTGCTCGAGCGCGACGCGTGCATCGAGGCGCTGCAGGCCAAGCTCGACCGCGTGCGCGCCCAGGGCCCCGACGCCGACGTCTCCGACATCGAGGCGCGCTTCTCCGACACGGTCGCCGAGCTTCGCGCCGAGCGCGAATTCCTCGAGACGTGCAACAAGGGCGGCGAGTTCATGGCCGACGAGGCCGTCGAGCGCGTCGAGGCCATCGCCCAGCGCACCTGGACGACGGGCGGCCACGCGCGCCCGCTGCTCACCGACGACGAGGTCGAGAACCTGTGCATTCGCAAGGGGACGCTGACCAAGGACGAGATCCAGATCATCCGCAATCACGCCCGCGTCAGCCTCGAGATGCTCTCGGAGTTGCCGTTCACCCCCGAGCTCGAGAGCGTCCCCGAGATCGCGGCGAGCCATCACGAAAAGCTCGACGGCTCGGGGTATCCGCGCGGGCTGGGCGCCGAGGCGCTGTCGCTGCCGGCGCGCATCTTAGCCGTGGCCGACATCTTCGAGGCGCTCACCGCCGCCGACCGCCCCTACAAAGACGCGCTTCCTGCGAGCGTAGTCCGTCGCATCCTGCACAGCATGGTCGAGGACAACGAGCTCGACCCCGACATCGTCGCCTTCGGGATGCACAGCGGTGTCTTCGACGCCTACGCCGACGAGGAGCTGCTCGAAGAGCAACGCGACGTCGACTTTAGCGAGGACTCTTAG
- a CDS encoding RecQ family ATP-dependent DNA helicase, translated as MTTAAMTNAHAPLADSLQEGLKTLFGFDEFRKGQREAMETIMAGDDALVVMPTGSGKSLCYQLTACVKEGVTLVISPLIALMKDQVDSLQKLGLPATEINSSMSWDEQQRRIEGLRLGEYKLVYVAPERFRSGSFRRALAQVDVSMLAVDEAHCVSQWGHDFRPDYLRISDIRRELGNPQTVALTATATKFVQKDIVEQLDMPDAHILVSGFERPNLFFEVFHARRDSDKLKRLVALIEYYDGESIVVYCATRKQVRQVQKKLAREGISSSTYHGGMGDVDRAQTQNAWMDGEVPVLVATNAFGMGVDKPDVRAVAHYNVPGSVEAYYQEAGRAGRDGDPAHCLLLFNYGDKGIHDFFTENSYPLRTEVMLVWQYLSGLGTGTHAVDADRISDELARQGGKIHSFGVDSILRLLQSGGHIEVLPAGQGVTVLDETPVGEVNVDFEAVAHRREVANEQLGNMLQYASSQSCHQAELLHYFNSEPSFGERCENCSSCSGMPEYVEENAEALQKSIATAEAPDVLIKKLLAGVARGRGKRGAHAVAAMLRGSMAKSVTEAGFDKLSTHGILSAMVQDDLVHLLDMLTASKLVERNEYGCVSITSLGADVMRDDAPMPESLERQLDITLVEPSRRQKRKQTRRSDAAAATGSTYDRTLELVQQGLTPDEIAEERGLKTRTITNHLITLAARGDTFDLEPYLDGDILARMRTLAADWQDGDALRPLKDELPESCSYPKLKIHLAQVLMEREG; from the coding sequence ATGACCACTGCAGCAATGACCAACGCCCACGCCCCCCTCGCCGACAGCCTCCAAGAGGGCCTGAAGACCCTCTTTGGCTTCGACGAATTCCGCAAAGGGCAGCGCGAGGCGATGGAGACGATCATGGCCGGCGACGACGCGCTCGTCGTCATGCCGACCGGGTCGGGTAAGAGCCTTTGCTATCAGCTCACCGCGTGCGTCAAAGAAGGCGTGACGCTGGTCATCTCGCCGCTGATCGCTCTGATGAAGGACCAGGTCGACAGCCTGCAGAAGCTCGGCCTGCCGGCCACCGAGATCAACTCGTCGATGAGCTGGGACGAGCAGCAGCGGCGTATCGAGGGGCTCAGGCTCGGCGAGTACAAGCTGGTGTACGTGGCGCCCGAGCGTTTTCGCAGCGGGTCGTTTCGCCGGGCGCTCGCCCAGGTCGACGTGTCGATGCTGGCGGTCGACGAGGCGCACTGCGTGAGCCAGTGGGGCCACGATTTCCGGCCCGACTACCTTCGTATCTCCGACATTCGCCGCGAGTTGGGCAACCCGCAGACCGTGGCGCTGACGGCGACGGCCACCAAATTCGTCCAAAAAGATATCGTCGAGCAGCTCGACATGCCCGACGCGCATATTCTGGTGTCGGGTTTCGAGCGTCCCAACCTCTTCTTCGAGGTGTTCCACGCCCGGCGCGACAGCGACAAGCTCAAGCGGCTCGTCGCGCTCATCGAGTACTACGACGGCGAGTCCATCGTCGTGTATTGCGCCACGCGCAAGCAGGTGCGCCAGGTCCAAAAGAAGCTCGCCCGCGAGGGGATCAGCTCGAGCACCTACCACGGCGGCATGGGCGACGTGGATCGCGCGCAGACGCAGAACGCCTGGATGGACGGCGAGGTGCCCGTGCTCGTGGCCACCAACGCGTTCGGCATGGGCGTCGACAAGCCCGACGTGCGCGCGGTGGCCCACTACAACGTGCCCGGCAGCGTCGAGGCGTATTACCAGGAGGCCGGCCGCGCGGGGCGTGACGGCGATCCCGCCCATTGTCTGCTGCTGTTCAACTACGGCGACAAGGGCATCCACGACTTCTTTACCGAGAACTCGTACCCGCTGCGCACCGAGGTGATGCTCGTGTGGCAGTACCTGAGCGGGCTCGGGACCGGCACGCACGCGGTCGACGCCGACCGTATCTCCGACGAGTTGGCGCGTCAGGGCGGCAAGATTCACTCGTTCGGGGTCGACTCCATCCTTCGCCTGCTGCAGAGCGGCGGGCATATCGAGGTGTTGCCGGCCGGGCAGGGCGTCACGGTGCTCGACGAGACGCCGGTGGGCGAGGTGAACGTCGACTTCGAGGCGGTCGCGCACCGGCGCGAGGTGGCCAACGAGCAGCTGGGAAATATGCTGCAGTACGCCTCGAGCCAGAGCTGCCATCAGGCCGAGCTGCTGCACTACTTTAACAGCGAGCCGAGCTTCGGAGAGCGCTGCGAGAATTGCTCGTCGTGCTCGGGCATGCCCGAGTATGTCGAGGAGAACGCCGAGGCGCTCCAGAAGTCGATCGCCACGGCCGAAGCGCCCGACGTGCTCATCAAGAAGCTCTTGGCGGGTGTGGCCCGCGGTCGCGGAAAGCGCGGGGCGCACGCAGTCGCGGCGATGCTGCGCGGCTCGATGGCCAAGTCGGTCACCGAGGCGGGCTTCGACAAGTTGAGCACCCACGGGATCTTGAGCGCGATGGTCCAGGACGACCTCGTGCATCTGCTCGACATGCTCACCGCCAGCAAGCTGGTGGAGCGAAACGAGTACGGCTGCGTGTCGATTACGTCGCTCGGGGCGGACGTCATGCGCGACGACGCGCCGATGCCCGAGTCGCTCGAGCGTCAACTCGACATCACGCTGGTCGAGCCGTCGCGGCGCCAGAAGCGCAAGCAGACGCGTCGCTCCGATGCGGCCGCGGCCACCGGGAGCACTTATGACCGCACGCTCGAGCTCGTCCAACAGGGGCTCACCCCCGACGAGATCGCCGAGGAGCGCGGCCTGAAGACGCGCACCATCACCAACCATCTCATTACGCTCGCCGCGCGCGGGGACACCTTCGACCTCGAGCCGTATCTCGACGGCGATATCCTGGCGCGCATGCGCACCCTGGCGGCCGACTGGCAGGACGGCGACGCGCTCCGCCCGCTCAAGGACGAGCTGCCCGAGAGCTGCTCGTACCCCAAGCTCAAGATTCATCTCGCTCAGGTGTTGATGGAGCGCGAAGGGTGA